The genomic window ATGTCACTTCCCTTATTTATCCCTTCTTTTTTCAAATCGCTGTTATTTCTTCTAAATTTCCAACCCTTTACTTTCATTGCACTAAACTCTTTTAAAGAGAGCCAAATTTCATTTGACTTTAACTTCACTGAATTAAGGATTAAATGGATGCAAGGGTTGGCGTTCATTTCAAATTTTGAGACGTATTTGGGTTTGCTGCGCTAACACATAACTTTAGCCCTAGGGCGATTTCGCAAATTTGTACGTTTACTGTTGGGAAGCATTGGGTTTCTCAAGAATGAATACATTGCTTGGTATCCAGTTTGATTGTCGTATCAGCTTCGGTCGACGATTAAATAGCGCATAAGTTGCCTTTATGGCATGTTATGGTCATAATGACAAATATTGGTGCGCTAGTGTACAGCCGTATACACCAAGAGCGTACAGATCCAGCGGGATTGCTGAGGTTACGGTATTAATAATCAATAAAATGCTTAGTTAGATAAAAATAAAAAACAGGCGGGAAAAAGCGTAAAACCCAAAATCGAAGTCGTTTTTAGATGGTTAAGGTCGCGTTTTTTTCATTCACTTTAGAATTTTTTCAACCAAAAAAATCAACCTATAATAACAACGGGGAATATCTATGGTTTATCGACAAGATAAAACAGAAGAAAACTTGCTTCATCGCGGCTTATTCAAGCGCACCGCGCTAGCGGCTTGTGTGATGGCTTTGTCTTCTTCACCTTCATTTGCTCAGGAAGAGGGTGCAGACTTAGAGGAAGTTATTGTTACAGGCACACGTGCAAACTTGCAGAATGCGCAAGACATAAAGCGTGAAGCGGATACATTTGTGGATGCGATTTCTGCAAAAGATATCGGTTCGTTGCCTGATCGAAGTGTATTGGAAGCTATTCAGCGTTTGCCTGGTGTATCGGTAGAGCGCTTCGCTGGGCCTGATGACCCTGATCACTTTAGTGTGGAAGGTTCTGGTGCTGTTATTCGTGGTATGACTCAAACCCGTTCAGAATTTAATGGTCGCGACTCATTCACTGCGAACTCTGGTCGAGGCCTTTCTTTCCAAGACGTTTCTCCAGAGTTGATGGGGGGCGTTGATGTATATAAAAACCAAACTGCAGACATGATAGAAGGCGGTATTGGTGGAACAATTAGCTTAAAGACACGTAAGCCATTTGATGCAGAGGGTAGAGTTCTTTCGTTTAGTGGCGATATGTCTCGTGGCGATATGGCGAAAGAGTGGACGCCTACCGTTTCCGGTTTATTCAGTGACCGCTGGGATACAAGTATTGGTGAGTTTGGTTTACTTCTAAATGCTGCCGATTCAAGTTTACGTGGTCGCTCTCATGGTATTCAGTCTGATGCATATGTGCAATATAGCGCTGCAGATATTCGCGGGGCTGAAGAGTTTGTTGATGGTGACGGAATTGTTTGGATGCCAAACGGTTCAAACTTGCTAGACAAAGATGATGACCGTCACCGTTCCGGTTTTGCTGCAACAGTACAGTGGGAAAATCCCGATGATACGCTGCTTGCTACTTTTGAATACATTCGATCAGAAGCGACTTTGGCTTGGACTGAGCGGGCTCTGAAGTATCAGGGCGGTTATTATGATGAAGACGCACAGACAGATATTCGTCGTACGCGTCCTGCGGATGCCTTCATCAATAACAACATCCATGGTGTAAACGAAGATACCGAATTCCAATTTTCTAATGACGGTGTTTTTGAAGCGGGCTTCCTAACCGATACTGATGGTTGGCGAGTTGCTGATGATAATATCGATCATGTTGCACGTGCATCATGGTCTGATAATGGTCAAGATCAATTCGGCCATAAATTCCAAACTGACACTCGTGTTAAAAAAACCAATACCTTAGTGGAAGACTTCTCTATTAATTTGAAATGGTCTCCAACAGAGCAAATCGATGTTGAGTGGGATGCTCAATACATTCAGGCTGAAAGCCGCGATGATGATGTTGTTGTAATGCTTGGTATTTATGCTTTGCAAGATTACGACACGCGTGGTGATACTCCAACGCTAAATATTTACGAGCCTTGGGGTGGTGTTCGTGATGCTGCTCGTGCATCTGGTGATGACCGTTTTGAAACCTATCCCACAGCAGCCTTTACTGACTATCCAGGGTTTAGTGGCGATCCAGATGGGGATGCTAACTATTTCCAAGACTCCAATAACTATTGGTGGCGTTCTGCGATGGATCACTATGAGCGCTCTGAAGGTGATTCGTTTGCAACTCGTTTAGACGGTACTTACCACTTTGAAGATGTTCCATTCGTGCGCTCCGTTAAGGCTGGCGTTCGCTACGCTAAGCGAGAGCAGTTGGTGCGTGCGACTGGTTGGAACTGGGGTAGCTTAGGCCCCGAGTTTTCAGGCGGCAATCGTGCACATTGGCTTGCCGAAACTCCTGGTCAGCAGGATGACTGGGAGCTGGTGGATTGGAGTGATTTCCACGGTGGTGGTGTGGCGAATATCCCTGGTGGGCAGTTAGCTCACGCTTCTGAGGATTTCGTTAAGAGTTTGGTTGCTGGTCGCGGCGGTAGTGCAGAATTAAGTGATGCTGGTAATTGGCAACCTTATCAAGATCGTTCAAATGTTGATGATGAATACGGTCTGTTTTCTCCCGGTGAAATTTATAAAACAACTGAAACTAACAATGCGGCATACGTAAGAGTTGATTTTGGCTCTGATGACTTTGCAATGCGTTTCAGTGGTAACGTGGGGTTGCGTTACGTGTCTCTAGATCGCGAGGCCCAAGGCTCCATTCAATTCCCAGATTTAGTACCCGACCATGCAGTTCCTTCTGATTGGTCTATGCCTTTAGATCGTGACGCAGTAGTTGCTTTTGTTGATACAGAGGTTGCGGCAACAGGCGTGATGGATAACATTCCAGACCCTGGTAATGACCCAGATTCAGCTGAGTGGCAAGAGTATGAGGACCGTGTAGTAGCGATTGATCAAGAGTACGCTGCTGTTTTATCTGCGAACGAATGGATTGGTGATGCTCGAAATTGGTTGACTCAAGAAGAGCGCAATTTTGGTAACGATCAGGAAGTGCTATCTGTTCAAGAAGCCAGCTTTGATATGTTACTTCCTAGTTTGAACCTTAAAGTTGAAGTAACTGACGATCTCGTAGCTCGATTTGCAGTGTCAAAGGCCGTTGCGTTGCCTGATATGGAGCAAGTTAAAAATCAAGCTGCTCTGGGTAACTTGGAGGTTCAGGAAAGCAGATACGAAGTACCTAATCCCGATCCAGATGCTGCGCCAGAGCCTACCCCTATTCGAACAGCAGACCTTCGTTTGCTAACCGAGGCGTACGTGCCTGGGTGGACAGGAGATGGTGGTAACCCACAATTGAAACCAATGGAAAGTGTTCAATGGGATTTATCGTTGGAATGGTATTTCAGCGATGTAGGCTCTTTGACAACAAGTCTATTCCATAAAGATTTGGAAAACTTCTTTATCTCTGGGGCATTTCCTAAGTCTTATACCAATCCATCGGGTGTGTCGCAGGTTGCTGACGTAACTCATACTATTAACTCGGGTACGGGTAAAATGGATGGTGTAGAAATAGCTTATCAGCAATTCTACGATATGCTACCAGAGCCATTTGATGGATTCGGTATACAAGCTACTTATACTTACATTGAGGCAAGTGGGATTCCTAATAATCAGCTTTCGCCAGATGAGGATGGGTTCACCGATACGGTGAATGACACAGGTGCTCGGGTTGCTCTCGAGGATGTGCCTTTGCAAGGGCAGTCTAAGCACACCGCTAACTTCGTGTTAATGTATGAGAAGTATGATTGGAATGCTCGTTTAGCGTATAACTGGCGTTCTAAGTATTTGCTCACCACCCGCGATGTGATCAGTAAGTACCCATTATGGTATGACGATCATGGCCAACTTGATGGTTCTGTCTTTTACGACGTGAATGATAACGTAACCGTGGGAGTTCAGTTGAATAACATCACTAACTCTCAGTCTGAGACGATCATGATTCTTGACGGCAAAGGAACTGAGGCGGGGCGCTCATGGTTTGTGCAGGACCGCAGAGCCTCCTTGGTGGTACGAGCTAATTTCTAAGAAAATAGCTCTACAAAGCTAAGTAATGCGCATAGTGAAAGCTGTGCGCATTTTTTTTGTGCTAAATATAGCAAAGCCGCTTTAATTTAATTGGCCAAAGTGGCATTGTTGGAATCATATTTGTGATTTGCAAAACACTGAGTTTATATATACAGCGTTTTGCTCTATTTAGCGTTTGCACGCGTACCGAGTAGTGTTGTTATTAGGTAAAGCGCAATGTATAAAATAAAAAAAATAATGATTGTGGGCGGTGGTACTTCCGGTTGGATGACGGCAGCCGCTCTGGCTAAGTTTCTAATTCCCCACGGTATTGATATCGAATTGATCGAGTCGAGCGCGATCAGCTCGGTTGGAGTAGGGGAGGCGACTATTCCGCATATTCGGGTGTTCAACGATATGTTAGGAATTGATGAAAATGAATTTATTCGAGAGACGGGGGCCACCTATAAGCTCGCGATACGGTTTGATGGCTGGGGAGAAAAGAATTCGTCTTATTTCCATCCGTTCGGTGTGAGTGGGTTCCCCATAAATGGTATCGACTTTCACCATTATTGGCTTCGCTTGAAGCAAGAGGCTGAGGTTTCTGAATACGGTGCATACTCTTTTGCTGCGGTTGCAGCAAATTTAAAACGTTTCGGATACCCTGCCTCTAATCCCAACTCACCCGCGCATGATTTTAGTTATGCCTTCCATATTGATGCGTCAAAGTATGCGTCTTTTCTTAAGTCTCGTGCGCTCGCTGCGGGTGTAACCTATATCGATGGGAAAGTGACAGAGGTGACACGGGATAAAGAGGGTGCAATAAATGCTGTTCAGTTGGATTCTGGAGAGTTTTTTGTGGCAGACTTTTTTATCGATTGCTCGGGTTTTCGCTCGTTACTGCTTGGTGAGTCTTTGGGGGTTGAGTTTGAGTCATGGGCGAAATGGTTGCCCTGTGATAGTGCTTATGCTGTTCCTTCTGAAGCCCTTTCTTCGCCTCCGTCATACACACTTTCTAGTGCTCAGTTATCTGGGTGGCAATGGCGAATACCGTTGCAGCACCGTACTGGGAATGGTTTGGTGTTTTCCTCGTCGCATCAAACCAACGAAAGTGCACTAAGTACTTTACTCGGCAATGTAAGCGAGCCTATTACAGCGGATCCCAAGTTGCTTCGTTTTGAAGCGGGGAAGCGTAAACAAAGTTGGGAAAAAAATTGCGTGGCAATAGGTTTGTCAGCGGGATTTCTTGAGCCGCTGGAGTCGACGAGCTTGTATCTTGTTCAAGTCGCTGTGCAGAAATTTTTGGAGTTATTTTCCTGTGAGGCGGCTATAGGTACGACAGAAATGAACGCGTTCAATTATTTGATCAATATTGAGTACGAGCGGATTAGAGATTTTTTGGTGCTTCATTATTATGCTAATAATCGAAAAGATTCGGATTTTTGGGCGGATTGTCGAGAAGTGGCAATACCTAGTTCGTTAGAGGAGAAACTGGAAATTTTTAGGTGTGGAGCGGGTGTGGTGGAATACCGTCATGGGTTGTTTATGCCTGCTAGTTGGCTGGCGGTTTATTTGGGACAGGGGGTGGTGCCAGTAACTTATGATCCACGCTTGAAGAAGATGCCTCTGGGTAAAATGAAGGCTTTTTTGGCGCAAGTGGAATGGGATGTGCAGAGGGCTGTAGAAAGGTACGAGTCTCACTCGTTGTTTGTTTTGAGGGCTAACTCGAAAGCGAGCGGAGCTTACCCTCCTGCATCTATGAGTTTGTATGGAGCCCCACGATGAATCGTCCGCTATCTACGATAATAGTATATGGCGGGGGGTACTTGTCTGCGGCTGTGGCGCTAGCGCTAGGAGCTGGCCTAAGAAGCCAAGGAGTTCAGATCGGTGTACTTCATTCCGATGTAGAGGGCTCTAGAGATATCAGGCTTTTCGGTGCTGAGCTAGAGTCTTTTTGTCATTTGGCGAGTATTGACTTTATTGAGCTGGTAACGGAATCGGGCGGTGACCTGGTGCTGGGGTATCAGCATCATGATCGTTCCGGAAGTCGCATCGTCCCCTTTGGTGGTTATGGTTTACAGCCATATAGCTGGAGTTTGGAGCAAGGGGTTCTGGCCAGTGGTAGGCTAAGG from Saccharophagus degradans 2-40 includes these protein-coding regions:
- a CDS encoding TonB-dependent receptor; translation: MVYRQDKTEENLLHRGLFKRTALAACVMALSSSPSFAQEEGADLEEVIVTGTRANLQNAQDIKREADTFVDAISAKDIGSLPDRSVLEAIQRLPGVSVERFAGPDDPDHFSVEGSGAVIRGMTQTRSEFNGRDSFTANSGRGLSFQDVSPELMGGVDVYKNQTADMIEGGIGGTISLKTRKPFDAEGRVLSFSGDMSRGDMAKEWTPTVSGLFSDRWDTSIGEFGLLLNAADSSLRGRSHGIQSDAYVQYSAADIRGAEEFVDGDGIVWMPNGSNLLDKDDDRHRSGFAATVQWENPDDTLLATFEYIRSEATLAWTERALKYQGGYYDEDAQTDIRRTRPADAFINNNIHGVNEDTEFQFSNDGVFEAGFLTDTDGWRVADDNIDHVARASWSDNGQDQFGHKFQTDTRVKKTNTLVEDFSINLKWSPTEQIDVEWDAQYIQAESRDDDVVVMLGIYALQDYDTRGDTPTLNIYEPWGGVRDAARASGDDRFETYPTAAFTDYPGFSGDPDGDANYFQDSNNYWWRSAMDHYERSEGDSFATRLDGTYHFEDVPFVRSVKAGVRYAKREQLVRATGWNWGSLGPEFSGGNRAHWLAETPGQQDDWELVDWSDFHGGGVANIPGGQLAHASEDFVKSLVAGRGGSAELSDAGNWQPYQDRSNVDDEYGLFSPGEIYKTTETNNAAYVRVDFGSDDFAMRFSGNVGLRYVSLDREAQGSIQFPDLVPDHAVPSDWSMPLDRDAVVAFVDTEVAATGVMDNIPDPGNDPDSAEWQEYEDRVVAIDQEYAAVLSANEWIGDARNWLTQEERNFGNDQEVLSVQEASFDMLLPSLNLKVEVTDDLVARFAVSKAVALPDMEQVKNQAALGNLEVQESRYEVPNPDPDAAPEPTPIRTADLRLLTEAYVPGWTGDGGNPQLKPMESVQWDLSLEWYFSDVGSLTTSLFHKDLENFFISGAFPKSYTNPSGVSQVADVTHTINSGTGKMDGVEIAYQQFYDMLPEPFDGFGIQATYTYIEASGIPNNQLSPDEDGFTDTVNDTGARVALEDVPLQGQSKHTANFVLMYEKYDWNARLAYNWRSKYLLTTRDVISKYPLWYDDHGQLDGSVFYDVNDNVTVGVQLNNITNSQSETIMILDGKGTEAGRSWFVQDRRASLVVRANF
- a CDS encoding tryptophan halogenase family protein — translated: MYKIKKIMIVGGGTSGWMTAAALAKFLIPHGIDIELIESSAISSVGVGEATIPHIRVFNDMLGIDENEFIRETGATYKLAIRFDGWGEKNSSYFHPFGVSGFPINGIDFHHYWLRLKQEAEVSEYGAYSFAAVAANLKRFGYPASNPNSPAHDFSYAFHIDASKYASFLKSRALAAGVTYIDGKVTEVTRDKEGAINAVQLDSGEFFVADFFIDCSGFRSLLLGESLGVEFESWAKWLPCDSAYAVPSEALSSPPSYTLSSAQLSGWQWRIPLQHRTGNGLVFSSSHQTNESALSTLLGNVSEPITADPKLLRFEAGKRKQSWEKNCVAIGLSAGFLEPLESTSLYLVQVAVQKFLELFSCEAAIGTTEMNAFNYLINIEYERIRDFLVLHYYANNRKDSDFWADCREVAIPSSLEEKLEIFRCGAGVVEYRHGLFMPASWLAVYLGQGVVPVTYDPRLKKMPLGKMKAFLAQVEWDVQRAVERYESHSLFVLRANSKASGAYPPASMSLYGAPR